atttttcatttatttgtttcttgttgatGTCGCACTAACTAGTGTTCCAAATATGACGTCGGATCActgaccagacaacccagtgttTGCCATCATGGGCATTGCTGTGCGCAGCagggttaccatgacaacaagcATGAAGACCTGGTCTccttagtcccctcttacgacaagcattggttgctgaagaccaattctcatCCCAGTCTTCACAGGTCATACAAATGGAATACTCGAGGATCCGATCCCTGGAATTGCGAGTCATTGACCCCCGACGATGTAAACGTCAATTGTCAAGTTAATAGTTTATCTTCTTCAAACCGGATTATTTATCACCCGCTGTTTTCAGCTACACTATCGGTGAACACTAAACAAAACCAATAAAATGTTCCGCATTGAAATAGAATAATAAATCATGGTCGTATGTCAGGGGGATAAAACATGCAGTACTTAGTAAACTTGTTTTGGTAAGAAGTCTGAGGAAAAAATCGATAGCAAACCTCCAAGCTGAGGACAGAGAACAGTTGGCTGGACTGTCTAACTGTAATCCGCTGAAACACATTGATGCAGTTGAAACGCTATGGTTCAGTTTTTCAAATAATTAATTTATTGTTCGGAAGCTATATTACACTGTAAAACGTATCCATGTCCTGTAAAGATAGACCCGTAatgatccggggtagaacaggccttcagcaaccaatgcttgccattaaGGCGACTAGCgcgatctggtggtcagactcgctgagtttgttaacacatgtcatcggttcccagttgcgcagatcgatgctcatactgttgatcactagattgtcctttccagattatttacagaccgccaccatataactggaatattgctgagcgcggcgagaaactaaactcacttactcactccccATTAAAGGTAAAATGAGAGTCATTGCCAGAAAACCATCACGGTGATCTCATGAAACTGTGGTTGCTGTTATTTCTCAGTCATTAATTAGATCGTCATTTTGAATGAGTTAGTGAATCTGTGGTTCCTTATAAAATTGTACAGAGACGTTATGTCTCAAAAACAGCCCTCACCGCAGCCACTGCCCTCACTTCTGCATTATCTCCCACCCGCCTATACCACTGCCCCCATCTCCTCATTATCTCCCTCCTACCTATACCACTGCCCCATCTCCTCATTATCTCCCTCCTACCTATACCATTGCCCTCACCTCTACATTATCTCCCACCTACTtacacccctgctccccacctcCACACCATCCCCCTCCTACCTATACTACTGCCCCCACTTCCTCATTATCTCCCTCCTACCTAAACCACTGCCCTACCCTCTACATTACCTCCCACCTACTTATACCCCTGCCACCCACCTCCACACTATCCCCCTCCTACCTATACCCCTGCCCCCACCTCCACATTATCTCCCTCCTACCTATACCACTGCCCCCACCTCCCCATTATCCCCCTCCTACCTATACCACTGCCCTACCCTCTACATTACCTCCCACCTACTTATACCACTGCCCCCCACCTCCACACTATCCCCCTCCTACATATACCACTGCCCTAACCTCCACATCATCTCCCTCCTACCTATACCACTGCCCCCACCTCCCCATTATCCCCCTCCTACCTATACCACTGCCCTACCCTCTACATTACCTCCCACCTACTTATACCACTACCCCCCACCTCCACACTATCCCCCTCCTACATATACCACTGCCCTAACCTCCACATTATCTCCCTCCTACCTATACCACTGCCCCCACTTCCTCATTATCTCCCACCTATCTATACCACTGCCCCCAACTCCACATTACCTCCCACCTGCCTATACCACTAACCCAAACTTTCACATTGTCTCCCACCGACCTGAACTACCACCCCCACCCAAAATTACCTCCATCCATCTCTACCACTACCCTCATTATTTCCACCTACCTGAACTACCATCGCCACCTAACACTATCTCCCATCCACCTGCACCACTACCCCATCTCCACATTAAGTCAACCATATTGATCTACTATCCCCACCTAACAACACCACCAACGCGTACCACAGTCCCATCTCCAAATTATCTCACACCTACTTGAACTGCCATCCCACCTAGCATTGTCTACCACCCACCTGTACAATTTACCCCTAACCTTCACATTATCTCCTACCGACTCGAACTATCACCCCAACCTAACAGTATCTCCCACCCACCCGTACCAACACCTCTAACATTCGCATTATCTCCCACCAATCTGAACTaccaccccacctccccaccccctacccccaccccacctAACATTATCTCCCACCCACCTATACAACTACCATTAATCTTCACACAGTCTCCACATACACCACTACCCCTCATCTCCACGTCATGTCTCAACTACTTATGCTTCCACC
This portion of the Haliotis asinina isolate JCU_RB_2024 chromosome 10, JCU_Hal_asi_v2, whole genome shotgun sequence genome encodes:
- the LOC137298642 gene encoding uncharacterized protein, giving the protein MSQKQPSPQPLPSLLHYLPPAYTTAPISSLSPSYLYHCPISSLSPSYLYHCPHLYIISHLLTPLLPTSTPSPSYLYYCPHFLIISLLPKPLPYPLHYLPPTYTPATHLHTIPLLPIPLPPPPHYLPPTYTTAPTSPLSPSYLYHCPTLYITSHLLIPLPPTSTLSPSYIYHCPNLHIISLLPIPLPPPPHYPPPTYTTALPSTLPPTYLYHYPPPPHYPPPTYTTALTSTLSPSYLYHCPHFLIISHLSIPLPPTPHYLPPAYTTNPNFHIVSHRPELPPPPKITSIHLYHYPHYFHLPELPSPPNTISHPPAPLPHLHIKSTILIYYPHLTTPPTRTTVPSPNYLTPT